Genomic segment of Sulfitobacter sp. OXR-159:
TCGACCGCCCCTATAAATGGGTCGCCAAGGTTGGGCTCGGTTGGGTGCAGGCCCGCATCGCCGACCCCGAGGAACGCGCACGGCTGATCGCGGCATTCGAGCTCAGCCAATCCATCTATCGCAAAGACCCCTGGGCCGAGCACGCCAAAACGGCAGAGCGGTACCAGCCCCTCGCCAATCTGACACTGGAGGCCGCGGAATGAACTGGATCGACATCGGCGCGATAGACGACATTCCCCTGCGTGGCGCACGCAAGATCAAGACGGCACTTGGCTGCGTGGCCCTTTTCCGCACTGGCGAGGCGGAGGTTTTCGCCACCACCGATAGCTGCCCGCACAAGGGCGGACCGCTGTCTGAAGGGATCGTTCATGGTCAATCCGTCACTTGCCCGCTGCACAACTGGGTGTTCGACCTGAACACCGGGCAGGCGCAGGGCGAAGAGGGGGTCATCTCTACATATCCTGCGCGGGTAGAGGCTGGGCGCATCCTGATCGATGCGACCAAGCTTGCAAGTCGGAGTGCCGCGTGATGGACGGCTCCGCCATGCCAGTGGTGCGCTCGACCTGTCCCTATTGCGGCGTGGGCTGTGGCGTGCTGCTGCGCGCGGATGGGGCAGGCGGTTTGGATGTGCGCGGCGATCCTGATCACCCGGCGAACCGTGGGCGGCTCTGCTCCAAAGGGGCGGCACTGGGGGAGACCGTGGGTCTGGAAAACCGCCTGCTGACCCCCCGCGTGGACGGGCAGGAGGCGGGCTGGGACCGGGCGTTGCAGCATGTCGCCGACCGGTTCTCGCAGACCATCGCGCAGCACGGCCCAGATAGCGTCGCTTTCTATGTTTCCGGCCAGATGCTGACAGAGGATTACTACGTCGCCAACAAGCTGATGAAAGGCTTCATCGGGTCGGCCAATATCGACACGAACTCCCGGCTCTGCATGGCCTCTTCGGTCGCCGGTCACAAGCGCGCCTTTGGCAGCGACACCGTGCCCGGGACCTATGAAGACATC
This window contains:
- the nirD gene encoding nitrite reductase small subunit NirD, with protein sequence MNWIDIGAIDDIPLRGARKIKTALGCVALFRTGEAEVFATTDSCPHKGGPLSEGIVHGQSVTCPLHNWVFDLNTGQAQGEEGVISTYPARVEAGRILIDATKLASRSAA